A region of the Salvia splendens isolate huo1 chromosome 11, SspV2, whole genome shotgun sequence genome:
GAAATAGTCGTTAGCATGAAAGTATCTGATTTTTCACTTGTAAcgttttaaaattttgagttgTAAAATTTTGGCAATAACTGAAGAAGCTAAACATGATGAGTAATTATTATTCCCTGTAACATAAAAGTGGTATACTGATGTTCTTTATTTGTTTAgttaagaaaacaaaaaaaaattggatgatGTAATGGTGAGAAGATGGCAAGTAATGTATCAGCGACTTTTCAAATGATGAAAACTTCATTCAAAACACAATATGCCTTTGAATTGCCGTCTTTACCTTTCTCTTGATATTCCTGAATTGATGCTGATAGGTACACTCCTTCAAGCAATTCACTTGTGCAGTCCGCGACATCAATACTTCATGGAATACCCACTCAGGAGGAGCCTAATGGTAGAAGCAGTGAGACTAAGGCGAGTCCCcaattttcttatatttatgCATTGAGGTGCCCAAACCATTGAACTATCTCAAGAACAAAAAGATTGAATCGTGTATATCACAATTCTTGACAGTTGCAGGTTGAAGAAGCTAATGGTTCAGTAGCCCCTTTGCTGCCACGGAAGAACCCCAGGGATTGGGTCAATATCACCTCACTGTCACTTCATACGGCTCAAGGCAGTAAGCCTAAATCTAACTATCTTATTTCATGATGTTCATTATTTTGCCTTGCTGGAAAGGAACTTGATCTTCTAGGTAGAGACTAGAGAGTAGCTTTTTCTTTCAGCTGCTGAGATGTTTTCTGTGGTGAGTTATTGCTCTTTGGTGGTTCTGTATCAAAACATCGCACTGGAGCTATGAAGCTTATGTAAAACACTAGAAATCATACATAGGAGTAAGTACTTATGCTGCTCATCATTAGATTTACAAGACTGCTTCATAACAACTCAAAATAAGATTTTTGATCATCATCCATCAATGTAAAAGCATGAAAATTAACTTGTTATCTTCAACTCCGAAATATCTAAGATCCCGAAAATGCTTAATTTGCAGGCAAAGGTGATGAGGTCAAAGACAGTTGTAGTTCTGTACAAATtatggaaataaatgaagaCATGCATGCCCTGCTGAATCAGCACGAAGTTGAAGTCACTCCAACAACTGAAAGAC
Encoded here:
- the LOC121756143 gene encoding uncharacterized protein LOC121756143 isoform X4; the protein is MKSTPVTSSDPCSSFVNASQPQQTAEKSRPISTNDLNTPSQASSGLPIVTEFTSQNINGPQYTPSSNSLVQSATSILHGIPTQEEPNGRSSETKLQVEEANGSVAPLLPRKNPRDWVNITSLSLHTAQGTAEMFSVVSYCSLVVLYQNIALEL
- the LOC121756143 gene encoding uncharacterized protein LOC121756143 isoform X1, which translates into the protein MKSTPVTSSDPCSSFVNASQPQQTAEKSRPISTNDLNTPSQASSGLPIVTEFTSQNINGPQYTPSSNSLVQSATSILHGIPTQEEPNGRSSETKLQVEEANGSVAPLLPRKNPRDWVNITSLSLHTAQGSKGDEVKDSCSSVQIMEINEDMHALLNQHEVEVTPTTERRNADVLALLPKLPLLELNITQNLHCASWQLRKWQKQDSAGM
- the LOC121756143 gene encoding uncharacterized protein LOC121756143 isoform X3 translates to MKSTPVTSSDPCSSFVNASQPQQTAEKSRPISTNDLNTPSQASSGLPIVTEFTSQNINGPQYTPSSNSLVQSATSILHGIPTQEEPNGRSSETKVEEANGSVAPLLPRKNPRDWVNITSLSLHTAQGSKGDEVKDSCSSVQIMEINEDMHALLNQHEVEVTPTTERRNADVLALLPKLPLLELNITQNLHCASWQLRKWQKQDSAGM
- the LOC121756143 gene encoding uncharacterized protein LOC121756143 isoform X2, coding for MKSTPVTSSDPCSSFVNASQPQQTAEKSRPISTNDLNTPSQASSGLPIVTEFTSQNINGPQYTPSSNSLVQSATSILHGIPTQEEPNGRSSETKLQVEEANGSVAPLLPRKNPRDWVNITSLSLHTAQGKGDEVKDSCSSVQIMEINEDMHALLNQHEVEVTPTTERRNADVLALLPKLPLLELNITQNLHCASWQLRKWQKQDSAGM